One part of the Mariniblastus fucicola genome encodes these proteins:
- a CDS encoding ATP-binding cassette domain-containing protein, whose amino-acid sequence MPLITVDNVTIRFRGPALLDEVSCVIEPGQKIGLLGRNGAGKTTLLKLLSGQQDPDAGKIVLAPGVRVRQLSQYVPTDEKGSVEEIVQRAFDPAFSGEKIDLEEWEAHTRTTQIISRMELDPDSRFETLSAGMKRRVLLAQAIVSEPDVLLLDEPTNHLDIPSIKWLEEFLKDYSATLLFVTHDRAFLQKLATRILEIDRGRIFDWSCDYQTFLKRKQEAIEAEEKQNALFDKRLAEEEVWIRKGIKARRTRNEGRVRALKAMREQRSDRRSQVGTSKLKIQQGQRSGNVTIELDEVTFSYGDKPVFEEFSTSILRGDKVGIIGRNGIGKSTLLKVMLGKLPPTSGKIKMGTNLEIAYFDQLKSQLDPELSVLDNVGEGSDRLLINDKPTHILGYLADFLFEPQRARTEVKFLSGGERNRILLAKLFAKPANVIVMDEPTNDLDTETLELLESKLVDFDGTVLIVSHDRQFLNNVVSSSIVFENGTLKEYVGGYDDWVRQSKAAETKDAAPSKKKRIDSTKTDDTSKTRRLSYKEKRELESLPEKIEFLESQIEKLHAQMGDPDFYKSNKAEIARVQQDATDMQAELTKKFERWEELEALE is encoded by the coding sequence ATGCCCCTGATCACTGTCGACAACGTCACCATCCGTTTCCGTGGTCCCGCTTTGCTGGACGAAGTCTCCTGCGTGATCGAACCCGGCCAGAAAATCGGACTGCTTGGCCGCAACGGCGCCGGAAAAACCACGTTGCTAAAACTGCTCTCCGGCCAACAGGATCCTGACGCCGGAAAGATCGTTTTGGCACCGGGCGTTCGCGTCCGTCAGCTTTCCCAATACGTGCCAACCGATGAAAAGGGCTCGGTTGAAGAAATCGTTCAACGTGCTTTCGATCCCGCGTTCTCTGGCGAGAAAATTGACCTCGAAGAGTGGGAAGCTCACACCCGTACGACGCAAATCATTTCACGTATGGAGCTCGATCCCGATTCGCGTTTCGAAACTTTGTCTGCAGGGATGAAGCGTCGAGTATTGTTGGCTCAGGCGATCGTCTCCGAGCCCGATGTATTGCTGTTGGACGAACCGACGAACCATCTGGATATTCCGTCGATCAAATGGCTGGAAGAGTTCCTGAAAGATTACTCGGCGACGTTGTTGTTCGTGACGCACGACCGCGCGTTTTTGCAGAAACTGGCGACGCGAATTCTGGAAATCGATCGCGGACGAATCTTCGACTGGAGCTGCGACTATCAAACTTTCCTGAAACGGAAACAGGAAGCCATCGAAGCCGAAGAAAAGCAGAACGCACTGTTCGACAAACGGCTGGCCGAAGAAGAAGTTTGGATCCGCAAGGGCATCAAAGCACGCCGGACTCGCAACGAAGGCCGCGTTCGTGCGCTCAAGGCGATGCGGGAACAACGCAGCGACCGACGGTCCCAGGTGGGAACTTCAAAGCTGAAAATTCAACAGGGGCAACGAAGCGGCAACGTGACGATTGAGCTGGACGAAGTCACCTTCAGCTATGGCGACAAACCAGTTTTTGAAGAGTTCTCGACGTCGATCCTGCGTGGTGACAAGGTCGGGATTATTGGCCGCAATGGCATCGGAAAATCGACGCTGTTGAAAGTGATGCTGGGCAAACTGCCGCCCACGTCCGGCAAGATCAAGATGGGCACCAATCTGGAAATCGCCTACTTCGACCAGCTAAAATCGCAGCTCGACCCCGAACTATCGGTGCTCGACAACGTCGGCGAAGGTTCGGACCGTTTGCTGATCAACGATAAACCGACTCATATTCTGGGCTACCTGGCAGACTTTCTGTTCGAACCTCAACGTGCCAGAACCGAGGTAAAATTCCTTTCCGGTGGAGAACGGAATCGAATTTTGCTGGCTAAGCTTTTTGCGAAGCCTGCCAATGTGATCGTGATGGACGAACCGACGAACGACCTCGACACCGAAACGTTGGAATTGCTGGAGAGTAAGCTGGTTGATTTCGATGGCACGGTTTTAATCGTGAGTCACGACCGACAGTTCCTGAACAATGTCGTTTCCAGTTCGATCGTGTTCGAAAACGGCACGCTGAAGGAGTACGTTGGCGGCTACGACGATTGGGTTCGGCAATCGAAAGCCGCAGAAACCAAAGACGCGGCTCCTTCGAAGAAGAAACGAATTGATTCGACGAAGACGGATGACACGTCGAAAACGCGTCGGCTGAGCTACAAGGAGAAGCGGGAGTTGGAGTCGCTGCCTGAGAAGATTGAATTTCTTGAGTCGCAGATCGAGAAGCTTCACGCTCAGATGGGCGATCCGGATTTTTACAAGAGCAACAAAGCCGAGATCGCGAGAGTGCAACAGGACGCCACGGATATGCAGGCCGAGCTGACGAAGAAATTTGAGCGTTGGGAAGAACTGGAAGCCCTTGAGTAA
- a CDS encoding metallophosphoesterase family protein translates to MQIGLISDTHSYLDPKVFTAFKDCDEIWHAGDFGTMAVAEELAEFLPLKGVYGNIDDREIRHAYPENLRFECEGVDILMTHIAGRPGRYPARVKQLLKESTPDVLICGHSHMVHVENDLRHRKMKYINPGAAGHEGHHVMRTLIKLKCVKGKLKDMKLVELGPRGRAT, encoded by the coding sequence ATGCAAATCGGACTTATTTCAGACACGCACAGCTACCTCGATCCCAAAGTATTCACCGCGTTCAAAGACTGTGACGAGATTTGGCACGCGGGTGATTTTGGGACCATGGCCGTGGCGGAAGAGCTGGCAGAGTTTTTGCCGCTCAAGGGCGTTTACGGGAATATCGATGATCGTGAGATCCGACACGCCTATCCCGAGAATCTTAGGTTTGAGTGTGAGGGCGTTGATATTTTGATGACGCATATCGCGGGCCGCCCTGGCAGATATCCGGCTCGGGTAAAGCAGCTATTGAAGGAGTCGACTCCGGACGTTTTGATCTGTGGGCACTCGCATATGGTGCATGTGGAAAATGATTTGCGGCACAGAAAGATGAAGTACATTAATCCTGGTGCGGCCGGACACGAAGGGCATCACGTGATGCGGACGCTGATCAAGCTAAAGTGCGTCAAGGGAAAGCTGAAGGATATGAAGCTGGTTGAGTTGGGGCCTCGCGGGCGAGCGACGTAA
- a CDS encoding DUF4159 domain-containing protein, whose product MNQFKLSALFAASLFALVVASSDVDAQGMFGRDRRAAPQGREFSAAEVRDAIKRGIDSLESSQNASGGWVDVQSYSGGTTALCTLALINASDRADTRAIQRGIESIRSERQKTTYFISLKIMCLAAADPEGNKYLQEVQEDVNWLIKIQEKGNSKGHGGWAYGRNGGSGSPDSSNSQFALLALHEASRMGAVIEDKVWEGTKNYWENCRVKDGGYSYHAGRGKRDSRSMAAAGLASSIIVEENLPDLNALFDGVRIRCCSDIASVGHEQQTADHLGNNFELGRLKGGRGVQWRFYFLYALERAGRLSGRRFFGAHDWYREGTARLLDWQMDGGTWNGGAIENKDVATAMALLFLSKGKRPIAIGKYLFETDEDNMHQKGVHYLTRNLEKAWDQKLNWQEVRGAAATADDLLESPVLFMSGNSGFVLTDFQKDSLKTYLENGGFLFADACQGEGCDRAEFDRSFRDLMAELFPESPLEPLPANHPVWTSHYRLDRPDERPLLGLQACCKTSVIYCPRNLACLWNVDRPGIERKMKNSAPKFDKLLDQIQYATKVGVNVTTYATGRELKEKGDRPKLEGKAKSVLMHRSLELPKLIHDGGYDEAPNAWRNIQKRYAESGNSVNLEKKFVAADLDQLGDYPFVFMHGRNSFSFTEDERFAIKTYLEMGGFIFADSICSSEDFTASFREEMAEILGEQLKPISPQHAIWNNRKFLFKIDSVTLRKKRGDTGKFEEIKGPPDLEGHEINGRLAVVFSQHDLSCAMESSTVSQCDGYKREDAEKIGVNVLLYRLLVE is encoded by the coding sequence ATGAATCAATTTAAACTCAGTGCGTTATTCGCCGCCAGCCTTTTTGCACTTGTGGTCGCCAGTTCCGACGTTGACGCTCAAGGCATGTTCGGACGCGACCGACGAGCGGCTCCTCAAGGCCGAGAGTTCTCGGCGGCAGAAGTTCGCGACGCGATCAAAAGAGGCATCGACTCCCTGGAGTCAAGTCAAAACGCCAGCGGAGGCTGGGTCGATGTGCAGAGCTATTCTGGCGGAACGACCGCGCTGTGCACGTTGGCTCTGATCAACGCGTCCGATCGGGCTGACACGCGGGCGATCCAACGCGGCATCGAATCGATTCGATCTGAACGGCAAAAGACGACTTATTTCATTTCGCTCAAAATCATGTGCCTGGCCGCAGCGGATCCTGAGGGCAACAAATATCTGCAAGAAGTTCAGGAAGACGTCAACTGGCTGATCAAGATTCAGGAAAAAGGCAACTCCAAAGGGCACGGTGGCTGGGCTTACGGCAGAAACGGCGGAAGTGGTTCTCCGGATTCGTCGAACAGTCAGTTTGCTCTGTTGGCGCTCCACGAAGCGTCTCGCATGGGCGCTGTGATCGAGGACAAGGTCTGGGAAGGAACCAAAAACTACTGGGAAAACTGTCGCGTTAAAGATGGCGGTTACAGTTACCACGCAGGCCGCGGAAAGCGCGACAGCCGCAGCATGGCGGCAGCGGGCCTGGCTTCGTCAATCATTGTCGAAGAAAACCTCCCGGACCTGAACGCGCTCTTTGACGGTGTGAGGATCAGGTGCTGTAGCGACATCGCGTCAGTCGGACACGAACAGCAAACTGCCGATCATCTTGGCAACAACTTTGAACTTGGTCGACTCAAGGGAGGACGAGGCGTTCAGTGGCGTTTCTATTTTCTGTACGCTCTCGAACGTGCCGGCCGACTTTCGGGACGACGATTCTTTGGAGCTCATGACTGGTATCGCGAGGGTACGGCCAGGTTGCTGGATTGGCAAATGGACGGCGGCACGTGGAATGGTGGTGCGATCGAGAACAAGGATGTGGCGACGGCAATGGCGCTGTTGTTTCTGTCCAAAGGAAAACGCCCAATCGCGATTGGTAAGTACCTGTTCGAAACCGACGAAGACAATATGCATCAGAAAGGTGTGCATTATCTGACTCGAAATCTGGAAAAGGCCTGGGATCAAAAACTTAACTGGCAGGAAGTCCGTGGCGCGGCTGCGACGGCAGACGATCTGCTCGAATCGCCCGTGCTGTTTATGTCCGGCAACAGCGGATTCGTGCTGACGGACTTTCAGAAAGATTCGCTCAAAACCTATTTGGAGAACGGTGGATTCCTGTTCGCCGATGCGTGCCAGGGCGAAGGCTGTGACCGAGCTGAGTTTGATCGCTCGTTCCGTGATTTGATGGCAGAGCTTTTCCCGGAAAGTCCGCTTGAGCCGCTGCCGGCGAACCATCCGGTGTGGACTTCGCACTATCGCCTGGATCGACCCGACGAACGACCGCTGCTTGGGTTGCAGGCGTGCTGTAAAACCAGTGTGATCTATTGTCCGCGAAATCTGGCCTGTTTATGGAACGTTGATCGGCCGGGGATCGAGCGGAAAATGAAGAACTCTGCGCCAAAATTCGACAAGCTGCTGGATCAAATACAGTACGCCACCAAAGTCGGCGTCAACGTGACGACGTACGCGACCGGCCGCGAGCTGAAAGAGAAAGGCGATCGCCCAAAACTGGAAGGCAAAGCCAAATCGGTTCTGATGCATCGTTCGCTTGAGCTGCCGAAATTGATCCACGACGGCGGGTATGACGAGGCTCCGAACGCGTGGCGAAACATCCAAAAACGGTATGCCGAGAGCGGGAACTCCGTGAACCTCGAGAAGAAGTTCGTGGCCGCAGATTTGGATCAGCTAGGAGATTATCCTTTCGTGTTCATGCACGGCCGCAATTCGTTTTCCTTTACAGAAGATGAGCGTTTTGCGATCAAGACGTATTTGGAGATGGGCGGATTTATCTTTGCCGATTCGATTTGTTCGTCGGAAGATTTCACGGCCAGTTTTCGAGAAGAGATGGCGGAGATCCTGGGCGAGCAACTGAAGCCGATTTCTCCGCAGCATGCGATCTGGAACAACCGCAAGTTCCTGTTCAAAATCGACAGCGTGACGCTTCGCAAGAAACGTGGCGACACGGGCAAGTTCGAGGAGATTAAGGGCCCGCCTGATCTGGAAGGCCACGAGATCAACGGTCGCCTGGCGGTTGTGTTTTCTCAGCACGACTTGAGCTGTGCGATGGAGAGCTCGACGGTTTCCCAGTGCGATGGGTACAAGCGCGAGGACGCCGAAAAGATCGGGGTGAACGTGTTGCTGTATCGTTTGCTGGTTGAGTGA
- a CDS encoding AAA family ATPase, with translation MLQEFSQHRKLMEEELHKVIVGQNEVIEQVFAAIFTRGHCLLEGVPGLAKTLMVSTIAQILDVNFKRIQFTPDLMPSDITGTNVLDEDEDGRRQFRFVEGPIFTNILLADEINRTPPKTQAALLQAMQEREITIGRKTYDLAPPFFTIATQNPIDQEGTYPLPEAQLDRFMFNIKVGYPTAEDEEKILGAASRGEKQEVRKVLSAKAIVNLQKLVHSVAVSDYIIQYVSRLVRATRPGDPATPTFVKELVDWGAGPRAGQFLISGGKAMAAMEGRFSVAVEDIQKVALPVLRHRVSTNFQAQAEGMTTEDVIERLLKEVPPPEVSKFES, from the coding sequence GTGCTGCAGGAGTTCAGTCAGCACCGGAAGCTGATGGAAGAAGAGCTCCATAAGGTCATCGTCGGACAAAACGAAGTCATCGAACAGGTCTTCGCAGCCATCTTCACCCGCGGCCACTGCTTGCTCGAAGGCGTTCCCGGGCTGGCCAAGACGTTGATGGTCAGCACCATCGCCCAGATCCTGGACGTGAACTTCAAGCGGATTCAGTTTACGCCTGACTTGATGCCGTCGGATATCACCGGAACGAATGTGCTGGACGAAGACGAAGACGGGCGCCGTCAGTTTCGATTTGTCGAAGGCCCGATCTTCACGAACATTTTGCTGGCGGACGAAATCAACCGAACGCCTCCCAAGACTCAGGCGGCATTGCTGCAGGCGATGCAGGAACGTGAGATCACGATCGGACGCAAGACCTACGATCTGGCTCCGCCGTTTTTCACGATCGCGACTCAGAACCCGATCGACCAGGAAGGAACCTATCCGCTTCCTGAAGCCCAGCTTGACCGTTTTATGTTCAATATCAAAGTTGGCTATCCGACGGCGGAAGACGAAGAAAAAATTCTGGGGGCAGCAAGTCGCGGTGAGAAGCAGGAAGTCCGCAAAGTCCTTTCGGCGAAGGCGATCGTGAACCTGCAGAAATTGGTGCATTCGGTTGCCGTCAGTGACTACATCATTCAATACGTGTCACGGTTGGTTCGAGCGACTCGTCCAGGCGACCCGGCAACTCCGACGTTCGTGAAAGAGCTGGTTGATTGGGGCGCGGGTCCTCGCGCGGGCCAGTTCCTGATCTCGGGTGGAAAAGCGATGGCTGCGATGGAAGGCCGTTTCTCGGTTGCCGTTGAGGACATCCAAAAAGTCGCGCTTCCGGTTTTGCGTCACCGAGTGAGCACGAATTTCCAGGCACAGGCCGAAGGCATGACGACGGAAGATGTGATCGAGAGGTTGCTGAAGGAGGTCCCGCCGCCAGAAGTGTCGAAGTTTGAATCGTAA
- a CDS encoding DUF58 domain-containing protein: MSVEKYLKPEVINQIKRLDLRAQFVVKGFLHGLHASPFQGFSVEFSEHRKYSHGDDLKDIDWQVYAKTDKYYVRKFEAETNITGYLVMDLSSSMGYTFEQTLTKFDYAICLAAALAYLMTQQQDPVGLVTFNDKIRSSLPPRSKRTQLSNILSLLSKIKPEGTTNFKHSMEQLAAMLKTRSLIMVFSDFLVDEQETLDALYRIRHGGHDVILFHVLDEAEVTFPFRGLYKMTDPETGDELKIDGDGFRSDYQKRIQEFRDGLAKECRKTGIDYVPIDTSMQFDKALMEYLLSRRARG, encoded by the coding sequence ATGTCCGTCGAAAAGTACCTCAAGCCCGAAGTCATCAACCAGATCAAACGGCTCGATCTGCGCGCCCAGTTCGTGGTCAAAGGCTTCTTGCACGGTTTGCACGCCAGCCCGTTTCAGGGTTTCAGCGTCGAGTTTAGCGAACACCGAAAGTACTCGCATGGCGACGACCTGAAAGATATCGACTGGCAAGTCTACGCAAAGACCGACAAGTATTACGTCCGCAAATTCGAAGCCGAAACGAACATCACAGGCTATCTGGTCATGGACCTCAGTAGCTCGATGGGATACACGTTTGAGCAAACGCTGACCAAGTTCGACTACGCGATTTGCCTTGCCGCTGCACTGGCGTACCTGATGACCCAGCAACAGGATCCGGTTGGGCTGGTCACGTTCAACGATAAGATCCGATCCAGCCTCCCGCCGCGCAGCAAACGCACGCAGCTCTCCAACATTCTTTCGTTGCTTTCGAAGATCAAACCCGAAGGAACGACGAACTTCAAACACAGCATGGAACAGCTCGCTGCGATGCTCAAAACACGCAGTCTGATCATGGTGTTTTCGGACTTTCTGGTTGACGAGCAGGAAACGCTGGACGCGCTCTATCGGATTCGGCACGGCGGCCACGACGTGATTTTGTTCCACGTGCTTGATGAAGCCGAGGTCACGTTTCCGTTTCGCGGTCTGTACAAGATGACTGATCCGGAAACCGGCGACGAACTGAAGATCGACGGTGACGGTTTTCGCAGCGACTACCAGAAACGGATTCAGGAGTTTCGCGACGGGCTCGCGAAGGAATGTCGCAAGACCGGAATCGACTATGTTCCGATCGATACGAGCATGCAGTTCGACAAAGCGTTGATGGAATATTTGCTGTCCCGCAGAGCGAGAGGATAG